The following proteins are co-located in the Shouchella hunanensis genome:
- a CDS encoding DUF1054 domain-containing protein has product MTKVGFSTEDFKTFTIEGLEPRMEAIRSSIQPKFQLIGEELRLYIETLLNQDMHLHIAQHARRTTNPPKDTWLAVAANKRGYKKHPHFQVGLFDDHLFVWLAYIYELPGKQDIAKLFLENEHDIKETVPNSYMVSLDHTKKQAEPFQTLDLTASLERFRDVKKAEWLVGRHFSATDPLVQDGEALMNELKSTVQTLLPLYKLSYTALQ; this is encoded by the coding sequence ACAAAAGTCGGTTTTTCTACTGAAGATTTTAAAACATTTACAATAGAGGGGCTAGAACCCCGTATGGAAGCGATTCGTTCTTCGATCCAGCCAAAATTTCAGCTTATCGGTGAAGAACTTCGTTTGTATATCGAAACGTTACTTAATCAAGATATGCATTTGCACATCGCTCAACATGCAAGACGGACAACAAATCCACCAAAAGACACTTGGCTCGCGGTTGCAGCAAATAAACGTGGTTACAAAAAGCACCCTCATTTTCAAGTAGGTTTATTTGACGATCACCTCTTTGTTTGGCTTGCTTACATTTATGAACTACCAGGTAAACAAGACATTGCAAAACTCTTTCTTGAAAATGAACACGACATTAAGGAGACGGTTCCCAATTCTTATATGGTGTCTCTTGACCATACAAAGAAACAGGCTGAACCATTTCAAACTCTTGACCTTACCGCCTCACTTGAGCGTTTTCGAGACGTAAAAAAAGCAGAGTGGCTTGTCGGCCGTCACTTCTCTGCTACTGACCCCCTTGTACAAGATGGAGAAGCACTTATGAATGAACTGAAAAGTACAGTACAAACACTGCTTCCTCTCTACAAGCTGTCGTACACAG